A window of Corythoichthys intestinalis isolate RoL2023-P3 chromosome 14, ASM3026506v1, whole genome shotgun sequence contains these coding sequences:
- the LOC130929422 gene encoding uncharacterized protein LOC130929422 — protein MSKTCPELLREAANLIEEALSRTPPAAQQSEVQPVASPSRGPAALSGLTPARAEVQPVASTSRGPAPLSGLTPARAEVARLFAPYHSDRRNRTRRPTQIQVIRRSYTHTFFCLAHSTADKVPSFQLKTALLASGLGEQRVAITGDDNDPALLTNRLFEVFPKLQNAGGFELLKIKGATRSRNLTLIPCPSTGYTLAYLKDPSTNIGQESSRPFSGPLISCLTCQMVVPYSKMKLHRASCNGTPVQETHREEEGDCGQENGSGTLTDRENVPVGPQSTLENDVEPEVFETEKIDDVEGNNDWNIIKDPSLAVQVFKEKLLQEHETGKPLKLRMDMRDSEEDRERALLAFYKQQQEWACPLQCILEGDSAIGQGVVRYFLTTIISKLQFGFQLNLGGLGKTLLFEGQPDHLVPAASEVLIESNIFHVAGRMMGHSILHDGPRLTGLSPAVVHVLLNGDPEMATIVIEDCPDLHIRSIITMAT, from the exons ATGTCCAAAACGTGCCCAGAGCTCCTCAGAGAAGCAGCAAATTTAATAGAGGAAGCTCTGAGCAGAACTCCACCAGCAGCCCAACAAAGTGAAGTCCAACCTGTGGCTTCTCCATCGCGTGGGCCAGCGGCTTTAAGCGGGCTAACACCTGCTCGAG CTGAAGTCCAACCTGTGGCTTCAACATCGCGCGGGCCAGCGCCTTTAAGCGGGCTGACACCTGCTCGAG ccgaagtggcaagGCTCTTTGCTCCATATCACAGTGATAGGAGAAATAGGACGAGACGACCAACACAAATCCAAGTAATTCGGCGAAGCTAtacacatacatttttttgtttggctcACAGCACTGCTGATAAAGTTCCTAGCTTCCAGCTTAAAACAGCCCTTCTTGCCTCGGGActaggcgaacaaagggtcgccaTTACAG GAGATGACAATGATCCTGCTCTTCTAACAAATAGACTGTTTGAAGTGTTTCCTAAGCTCCAAAATGCCGGAGGTTTTGAGCTCCTCAAAATTAAAGGAGCCACACGCAGTCGAAATCTGACACTTATTCCATGTCCCAGCACAGGATACACCCTTGCTTATTTAAAAGACCCATCGACTAATATTGGGCAG GAAAGTTCGAGGCCTTTCTCTGGTCCACTCATCTCATGTCTCACTTGCCAGATGGTGGTGCCTTACTCTAAAATGAAACTTCACCGTGCTTCTTGTAATGG GACCCCCGTGCAGGAAACGCATAGAGAAGAGGAGGGGGACTGTGGTCAGGAAAATGGGAGCGGCACACTCACTGACAGGGAGAATGTTCCAGTGGGACCTCAATCAACTTTGGAGAATGATGTAGAACCAGAAGTTTTTGAAACTGAGAAGATTGACGATGTAGAAGGAAACAATG ACTGGAACATCATTAAAGATCCCTCTCTGGCTGTGCAAGTTTTCAAAGAGAAGCTATTACAAGAACATGAAACTgggaaacctcttaaactaagaATGGATATGAGGGATAGTGAGGAGGACAGGGAACGGGCACTTCTCGCCTTCTATAAACAACAGCAGGAATGGGCATGTCCTCTTCAGTGTATCCTTGAAG GCGATTCAGCTATTGGACAAGGAGTGGTGCGGTACTTTCTGACAACAATAATATCCAAACTCCAGTTTGGATTCCAACTTAATCTGG GAGGACTGGGCAAAACTCTGCTTTTTGAAGGTCAGCCTGACCACTTGGTTCCAGCTGCCTCAGAAGTACTGATTGAGAGCAACATCTTCCATGTGGCAGGAAGGATGATGGGCCATTCCATTCTACACGATGGACCCAGACTAACTGGATTGAGTCCAGCCGTGGTTCATGTACTTTTAAATGGGGACCCTGAAATGGCCACAATAGTCATTGAAGATTGTCCTGATCTCCATATCAGGAGCATTATAACAATGGCAA CTTGA